One Pseudoalteromonas sp. UG3-2 DNA window includes the following coding sequences:
- a CDS encoding assimilatory sulfite reductase (NADPH) flavoprotein subunit produces the protein MLLSQLNAAASPLTQEQLQKLQGLATELNPIQQAWVSGYLAASANAAALSGDAGQSVAASEAAPLTILYGSQTGNAKGVAVQLKEQAEARGLTTKLVNMADYKPANLKKEKFLVIAVSTYGEGEPPEDAETLHEFLVSKKAPKLTGVKQAVIGLGDSSYEFFCQTAQDFEARLTALGAEVVVPRADLDVDYEEQAGAWINQALDALEPELKAQQQAGGNNVVAMPFAGAPAAVSQYTKQNPFAAELSVVQKITGRNSSKDVRHIEISLEGSDITYQPGDSLGVYFLNDPQQVAAVIELLKLDKNASVKVGDAEVSLEQALTEHLELTQSYPGFVEKYALATNNTQLSELANDKPALRAYLEERQIYDVIKQNPGDIDAQGLVDCCRKLQARLYSIASSQAEVEEEVHLTVAVVEFDAFGEQHLGGCSGYLAKRAEEGCQVKVFSEHNDNFRLPADNNTPVIMVGPGTGIAPFRAFLQEREAREAQGENWLFFGNPHFTEDFLYQVEIQKYVKSGLLTSVDLAFSRDQQQKIYVQDRLREKGAEVYAWLEKGAHFYVCGDASRMAKDVHQALIDIVKTHGGKDAEQAEQYLKTLRSENRYQKDVY, from the coding sequence ATGTTGTTAAGTCAACTTAATGCTGCAGCAAGTCCGCTGACACAAGAACAACTGCAGAAACTTCAAGGGCTGGCCACTGAGCTAAACCCAATTCAACAGGCTTGGGTGAGTGGCTATTTAGCAGCAAGTGCAAATGCCGCAGCATTATCAGGTGATGCTGGGCAAAGCGTAGCGGCATCCGAGGCGGCACCACTGACTATTTTATATGGATCGCAAACGGGCAACGCCAAAGGGGTGGCGGTACAGCTCAAAGAGCAAGCTGAAGCTCGTGGTTTAACCACCAAGCTGGTGAATATGGCTGATTACAAACCCGCGAACCTAAAAAAAGAGAAGTTCTTAGTGATTGCGGTATCTACTTACGGTGAAGGTGAGCCGCCAGAAGACGCAGAAACACTCCATGAATTCTTAGTGTCGAAAAAGGCCCCTAAATTAACTGGAGTAAAGCAGGCGGTGATTGGTCTAGGCGACTCCAGTTATGAGTTTTTCTGCCAAACAGCACAAGATTTTGAGGCCAGATTAACGGCATTGGGTGCTGAGGTGGTGGTGCCTCGCGCCGATCTTGATGTCGATTATGAAGAGCAAGCCGGTGCTTGGATCAATCAAGCCCTGGATGCTCTAGAGCCAGAGTTAAAAGCGCAACAACAAGCCGGTGGCAATAATGTAGTGGCTATGCCATTTGCCGGCGCACCGGCTGCGGTAAGCCAGTACACTAAGCAAAATCCGTTCGCTGCGGAATTAAGCGTAGTACAAAAAATTACCGGCCGTAATTCCAGTAAAGATGTCCGCCATATTGAGATTTCTTTAGAAGGGTCTGATATCACCTATCAACCAGGTGACTCATTGGGCGTGTATTTTCTTAATGACCCACAGCAAGTCGCTGCCGTCATTGAGCTACTCAAGCTGGATAAAAATGCCAGTGTGAAAGTAGGCGATGCTGAGGTGAGTTTAGAGCAGGCACTGACTGAACATTTGGAATTAACGCAGTCGTACCCAGGGTTTGTTGAGAAGTATGCATTGGCCACCAATAACACCCAGCTCAGTGAGCTGGCCAATGATAAGCCGGCGCTAAGAGCCTACCTTGAAGAGCGGCAAATATACGATGTCATTAAACAAAATCCAGGTGACATTGATGCCCAAGGGCTGGTGGATTGTTGTCGTAAGTTGCAAGCAAGGTTGTACTCTATTGCCTCAAGCCAGGCTGAAGTGGAAGAGGAAGTACACCTTACCGTGGCTGTGGTGGAGTTTGATGCCTTTGGTGAGCAACACTTGGGCGGTTGCTCTGGCTATCTTGCCAAGCGTGCCGAAGAAGGTTGCCAAGTGAAAGTGTTCAGCGAGCACAATGATAACTTCCGACTCCCAGCGGATAACAATACCCCGGTTATTATGGTTGGCCCAGGTACTGGGATTGCGCCTTTTCGGGCCTTTTTGCAAGAGCGTGAGGCACGAGAGGCACAGGGTGAAAACTGGTTGTTCTTTGGTAACCCCCACTTTACAGAAGACTTCTTGTATCAAGTGGAAATCCAGAAATACGTTAAATCAGGCTTGCTAACGAGCGTTGACTTAGCCTTCAGTCGCGATCAACAGCAGAAGATTTATGTCCAAGACCGACTGCGTGAAAAAGGCGCCGAAGTGTATGCGTGGCTTGAAAAAGGCGCTCACTTTTATGTTTGTGGCGATGCCAGCAGAATGGCCAAAGACGTTCACCAAGCACTGATAGACATCGTTAAGACGCATGGCGGTAAAGACGCCGAGCAAGCAGAGCAGTATCTTAAAACATTGCGCAGTGAAAACCGTTATCAGAAAGACGTTTATTAA
- a CDS encoding DUF3103 family protein produces MKQQVTLSALTLSLLTASFLTSASQQGATAQFQALSGVDKFNAAPLQVADIKKQVAKNIALSLSGVNAQLQLQLNQYQDTVPLEQVAVSTQTKRLVAEANQYTRQLKGLSDNNSNLYQLRLADNEMLTAWQQGQIPLIAFAPKGDDKDWQYVEAYDHQGQLHLLDAHTLPQRPVLIVELDSAQVKREGLAVMRRVFAEHGMAMPSQDVTVSDEAQPLSTSVLKRIRLNDDEEPWISGAAEVYGVVTGVNPSRDEPVLDIVDMPYLDHDGRDYTPNQILIHWQRYRWQAADVLLMEQDDNTNYQELATTFLDIVTQVMRTIPDPNVQGYAIIPQLTNQLIKAMPSHWFSNDDDYVDVFYTLFEGQTYQGHMGASGNARITLEPLTINPR; encoded by the coding sequence ATGAAACAACAAGTCACTCTATCTGCATTAACTCTGTCACTTTTAACCGCCTCTTTTCTTACGTCAGCATCGCAGCAAGGCGCCACAGCTCAGTTTCAAGCGCTGTCGGGCGTCGATAAGTTCAATGCTGCACCGCTGCAAGTGGCCGATATCAAAAAGCAAGTAGCAAAAAATATTGCACTGTCGCTATCTGGAGTAAATGCTCAATTACAACTGCAGCTCAATCAATATCAAGACACCGTACCACTGGAGCAGGTTGCAGTTAGCACTCAAACCAAGCGTTTGGTTGCAGAAGCAAATCAGTATACACGGCAGCTCAAGGGACTGAGTGATAACAACAGCAACTTGTACCAGCTTCGTCTTGCCGATAATGAGATGTTAACAGCCTGGCAGCAAGGGCAAATACCCTTGATTGCTTTTGCACCTAAAGGGGATGACAAAGATTGGCAATACGTTGAGGCATATGACCATCAAGGTCAGTTGCACTTGCTTGATGCCCATACATTGCCACAGCGCCCAGTGCTGATCGTCGAGCTAGACAGTGCTCAGGTAAAGCGAGAAGGGCTAGCCGTAATGCGTCGTGTGTTTGCTGAGCATGGTATGGCGATGCCAAGCCAAGACGTTACTGTGAGTGATGAAGCTCAGCCATTGTCTACCAGCGTGCTGAAACGGATCCGTCTGAATGACGATGAGGAGCCTTGGATCTCCGGTGCGGCAGAGGTCTATGGCGTGGTTACAGGCGTCAATCCATCTCGTGACGAGCCGGTATTAGACATTGTTGATATGCCTTATTTGGATCATGATGGCCGTGATTACACGCCAAATCAAATTCTTATTCATTGGCAGCGCTATCGCTGGCAAGCGGCAGACGTATTACTAATGGAGCAAGACGACAATACCAACTATCAGGAACTGGCAACCACCTTCCTTGATATCGTCACCCAAGTAATGAGAACTATCCCAGATCCCAATGTACAGGGCTATGCTATTATTCCGCAGCTAACCAATCAGTTGATTAAAGCAATGCCAAGTCACTGGTTTAGCAATGACGATGATTATGTCGACGTCTTTTATACTCTGTTCGAAGGACAAACCTATCAAGGTCATATGGGCGCCAGTGGTAACGCCAGGATCACCTTAGAGCCACTGACGATTAACCCCAGATAA
- the cysI gene encoding assimilatory sulfite reductase (NADPH) hemoprotein subunit encodes MSNSEIKPNSRLDSSAKLSDNERLKAESGHLRGTITTDLTDPLTGGFTADNFQLIRFHGMYQQDDRDIRPERTKQKLEPLHNVMLRARMPGGIIKPQQWLAIDEFAAEKTMYGSIRLTTRQTFQFHGVLKPNIKDMHQLLNSVGIDSIATAGDVNRNVLCTTNPVESELHQEAYEWAAKISEHLLPKTKAYAEIWLNGEKTETTQEPILGDTYLPRKFKTTVTIPPNNEVDVHANDLNFVAIAEQGKLVGFNVLVGGGLAMTHGDVNTYPRKADDFGFIPLEHTLAIAEHVVSVQRDWGNRVNRKNAKTKYTLDTFGADAFKAEVEKRAGVQFQASRPYEFTHRGDRFGWVEGIDGKHHLTVFIQNGRILDFPDKALKTGCRKIAEIHKGDFRMTANQNLIIAGVASEDKAEIERIAREHGLIDEQHSEQRKNSMACVSLPTCPLAMAEAERYLPELVTKVEALLAKHEVVEENIILRVVGCPNGCGRAMLAEVGFVGKGPGKYNMYLGGNRAGTRIPKLYLENVAEEVFLPALDELIAQWVRERHADECFGDFVIRKEIVAEVKVSKTDFHA; translated from the coding sequence ATGAGCAACTCTGAAATCAAACCCAATAGTAGGCTCGACTCAAGCGCCAAGCTTTCTGATAATGAGCGACTAAAGGCGGAAAGTGGCCATTTACGTGGCACCATTACCACCGACTTAACGGATCCGCTGACCGGTGGTTTTACTGCTGATAACTTTCAGTTGATCCGCTTCCATGGCATGTATCAACAAGATGACCGTGATATTCGCCCTGAGCGCACCAAGCAAAAGCTTGAGCCGTTACACAATGTCATGCTGCGGGCACGTATGCCAGGTGGCATCATCAAGCCACAACAGTGGTTAGCGATTGATGAGTTCGCCGCCGAAAAGACCATGTACGGCAGTATTCGTCTCACTACGCGACAAACGTTTCAGTTTCATGGCGTGTTAAAGCCCAATATTAAAGACATGCACCAACTGCTCAACAGTGTCGGTATTGATTCCATTGCCACGGCCGGAGACGTAAACCGTAACGTGCTGTGCACTACCAACCCGGTTGAGTCAGAGCTGCATCAAGAGGCGTATGAGTGGGCGGCAAAAATATCTGAGCACTTGCTGCCGAAAACCAAAGCCTATGCTGAGATTTGGCTAAATGGTGAGAAAACAGAAACCACGCAAGAGCCAATTTTAGGTGACACCTACCTGCCGCGTAAATTTAAAACCACAGTGACCATTCCGCCGAATAATGAGGTGGATGTCCACGCTAATGATCTTAACTTTGTCGCTATTGCTGAGCAAGGTAAGCTGGTGGGCTTTAATGTTCTAGTGGGTGGGGGCTTGGCCATGACCCACGGTGACGTGAATACATATCCGCGTAAGGCCGATGATTTTGGCTTTATTCCCTTAGAGCATACTTTGGCGATTGCAGAGCACGTGGTATCGGTGCAGCGTGATTGGGGTAACCGCGTTAATCGTAAAAATGCTAAAACCAAATACACCCTAGATACCTTTGGTGCCGACGCCTTTAAAGCCGAGGTAGAAAAACGCGCTGGAGTGCAATTTCAAGCAAGTCGTCCATATGAATTTACCCATCGCGGCGACCGTTTTGGCTGGGTGGAAGGCATTGATGGTAAGCACCACTTAACGGTATTTATTCAAAATGGCCGTATTTTAGATTTTCCAGACAAAGCCTTAAAAACAGGCTGTCGTAAAATTGCCGAGATCCACAAAGGGGATTTCCGCATGACGGCAAACCAAAACCTCATTATTGCTGGGGTGGCGAGCGAGGATAAAGCGGAAATTGAGCGCATTGCTCGTGAGCATGGCTTAATTGATGAGCAACACTCTGAACAACGTAAGAACTCCATGGCTTGTGTGTCGTTGCCCACTTGCCCACTGGCGATGGCAGAAGCGGAGCGCTATCTTCCTGAGTTAGTCACCAAAGTTGAGGCGCTGCTGGCCAAACACGAGGTAGTGGAAGAAAATATTATTCTCCGTGTGGTGGGCTGCCCTAATGGCTGTGGTCGTGCCATGCTGGCGGAAGTAGGCTTTGTTGGTAAGGGGCCAGGTAAATACAACATGTATTTAGGGGGCAACCGTGCTGGTACGCGCATTCCTAAGTTGTATTTAGAGAACGTTGCTGAAGAGGTATTCTTGCCAGCACTGGACGAGCTGATTGCGCAGTGGGTGCGTGAGCGCCATGCTGACGAGTGCTTTGGTGATTTCGTTATTCGTAAAGAGATTGTTGCCGAAGTGAAGGTCTCTAAAACCGACTTTCATGCATGA
- a CDS encoding endonuclease: protein MPHRTLLPLLLLLVLALPSSANNFSSFYQAKKHLSQQVNDNTRTLYCNCSIKKHGKKLVPDAASCGYSPRLPYTRSGKVNKRAQRIEWEHIVSAWEFGHQLQCWQEGGRKHCRKTSATFRRMEADIHNLAPAIGEINGDRSNYRFGMLPHNERQHGACPVKIDFKLRRIEPPEYARTRIAKAYFYMEKTYGLKISPQQRKLFQAWQQQ from the coding sequence ATGCCACACCGTACCCTATTGCCTTTATTACTATTACTGGTATTGGCACTGCCATCCAGCGCGAATAACTTCAGTTCTTTTTATCAGGCAAAAAAACATTTATCTCAACAAGTTAATGACAATACTCGGACGTTATACTGCAACTGCTCGATCAAAAAGCATGGCAAGAAGTTAGTGCCAGACGCGGCCAGTTGTGGCTACTCTCCACGCCTGCCTTATACTCGCAGTGGCAAAGTAAATAAACGTGCACAACGAATCGAGTGGGAACATATTGTTTCGGCGTGGGAGTTTGGTCATCAGTTACAGTGCTGGCAAGAAGGTGGCCGTAAACATTGTCGTAAAACCAGCGCCACATTTCGCCGCATGGAAGCCGACATACATAATTTAGCACCAGCCATCGGTGAAATAAATGGCGATAGATCGAATTATCGCTTTGGCATGCTGCCCCATAACGAACGTCAACATGGCGCCTGCCCAGTCAAAATTGACTTTAAATTAAGACGTATCGAGCCTCCAGAGTATGCCAGAACCCGTATTGCCAAAGCTTACTTTTATATGGAAAAAACCTATGGCTTAAAAATTTCCCCGCAGCAACGCAAACTTTTTCAGGCTTGGCAACAACAGTGA
- a CDS encoding PaaI family thioesterase, which translates to MSIWFAPITLDMCKQLDKGLNGKGSLMQTLGIEISEIGDDYLVATMPAIPQHHNPIGMVHGGANVALAETVASYAANFVVDTRQYYCVGQEINANHLKASRSGVLTAVAKPVHLGKRSSVWEVRITNSANELCCISRMTAAVVSR; encoded by the coding sequence ATGTCGATTTGGTTTGCGCCTATTACCTTAGATATGTGTAAGCAGTTGGATAAAGGGCTTAATGGTAAAGGCTCTTTGATGCAAACACTGGGCATAGAAATAAGTGAAATAGGTGATGATTACCTTGTGGCAACGATGCCAGCGATCCCACAGCACCATAACCCAATAGGCATGGTTCATGGTGGGGCGAATGTGGCGCTGGCTGAAACAGTGGCCAGTTATGCCGCCAACTTTGTGGTTGATACCCGTCAGTATTATTGCGTTGGTCAAGAGATTAATGCCAACCACTTAAAGGCCTCTCGCAGCGGAGTGTTAACCGCTGTTGCCAAACCGGTTCACCTAGGCAAGCGCTCCTCGGTATGGGAGGTGCGGATCACCAATAGTGCTAACGAGCTCTGCTGTATTTCAAGAATGACGGCCGCGGTGGTTTCGCGTTAG
- a CDS encoding DUF4124 domain-containing protein: MKAVSYFMIMVMLIAVAALFVLKRPDGGTWLSAAGITSTAQQQVSELQQSGKAALQRAKAYGDTLITSESHQQGASKSVKVYRWQDENGQWHYSDSPSEQASVYELDSSKITVIAAEDTSILAPPTKTEKKPATTGVPSALNPQAVQQVMQDAKHVQQLMDERKKRLDEALEENQ; this comes from the coding sequence ATGAAAGCAGTAAGCTATTTTATGATTATGGTAATGTTGATTGCGGTGGCTGCCTTGTTTGTACTCAAACGGCCCGATGGTGGTACATGGTTGAGCGCTGCAGGCATAACCAGCACAGCTCAGCAGCAGGTAAGTGAGTTACAGCAATCGGGCAAAGCGGCATTACAACGCGCCAAAGCGTACGGTGATACACTTATCACCTCAGAGTCACACCAACAAGGTGCGAGCAAGTCGGTCAAAGTGTACCGTTGGCAAGATGAAAATGGCCAGTGGCACTATTCCGATAGCCCTAGCGAGCAGGCCAGTGTGTATGAGCTGGATAGCAGTAAAATAACCGTTATCGCCGCCGAAGACACCAGTATCTTAGCGCCGCCAACTAAAACGGAGAAAAAGCCGGCCACCACTGGCGTACCAAGCGCTTTAAATCCACAGGCGGTGCAGCAAGTGATGCAGGATGCCAAGCATGTTCAGCAATTAATGGATGAGCGTAAAAAGCGCTTAGATGAGGCTCTAGAAGAAAACCAATAG
- a CDS encoding endonuclease: MKHGNITKLVAASLALSASSTVVANIDNGGFESWSGQTPTGWGTIDSGINTAMVSTPTKQGSHAAAITVTTATQSNTDLRQQISVEAGKTYQFSTWVYHTEGGIKARLVVDGYHNYSDPYMLGQWQQLTQTYSATANTTIDVGLRFYDTSSFDGSEVVYVDDFQPANSSSQPPSGCQNNNVDFSLTTDSYASETSWQLLDSSNTVVASGSGYSNNSTVNESLCLADGDYTFTIYDSYGDGICCSYGNGEYTLTASGNTLASGGEFSTTESHTFQLGSSTPPAGDDYYASTAGLSGYSLKTQLHQIINSHQSQGYSAIWSFIDQYERDNYFDNDNTILDRYSEKPTSADTIVYPSTTSQCGNYSGEGDCYNREHSFPKSWFGGKVEPMNSDIHHIFATDGYVNAQRSNFPFGEVGSASYVSSNGSQVGSATGIGYSGTVFEPIDAFKGDFARAYFYMATRYQDVIANWQNNTSYSDAVLNGSQDQVFESWVIAMLKRWHNEDPVDAIEKARNDAAFNFQGNRNPFIDHPEFVEAIW; the protein is encoded by the coding sequence ATGAAACACGGGAATATAACCAAACTCGTTGCTGCATCCTTAGCGCTCAGCGCTAGCAGCACCGTGGTGGCTAATATCGACAATGGTGGTTTTGAAAGCTGGAGTGGCCAAACGCCTACTGGCTGGGGCACCATAGACTCAGGTATTAACACTGCGATGGTCTCAACACCGACCAAGCAAGGGAGCCATGCCGCCGCTATAACGGTGACCACGGCAACCCAAAGTAACACCGATTTGCGTCAGCAGATCTCTGTGGAAGCAGGAAAAACCTACCAATTCAGCACCTGGGTTTATCATACCGAGGGCGGAATAAAAGCACGTTTGGTGGTGGATGGTTATCATAACTATTCCGACCCTTACATGCTGGGACAATGGCAACAGCTTACTCAGACTTATAGCGCCACAGCCAACACCACCATTGATGTTGGTTTACGATTTTACGACACCAGTAGCTTTGATGGCAGTGAAGTGGTCTACGTTGATGACTTCCAACCTGCTAATAGCTCATCTCAGCCACCTTCAGGTTGCCAAAACAATAATGTCGACTTCTCCTTAACCACGGACAGTTATGCCAGTGAAACCAGCTGGCAGTTGCTAGACTCCAGTAACACTGTGGTGGCCAGTGGCAGTGGCTACAGTAATAACAGCACAGTGAATGAGTCGCTATGCTTAGCCGATGGTGATTACACCTTTACCATTTATGACAGTTATGGCGATGGTATCTGTTGCAGCTACGGCAACGGTGAATACACTTTAACCGCCAGCGGTAATACACTGGCCTCAGGGGGAGAATTTAGTACCACTGAGTCGCATACATTTCAGTTAGGTAGCTCAACGCCTCCTGCAGGCGACGACTATTATGCCAGTACTGCTGGGCTTTCTGGGTATTCCTTAAAAACGCAGCTCCACCAAATTATCAACAGTCACCAATCGCAAGGGTATTCAGCGATATGGAGTTTTATCGATCAATACGAGCGCGATAACTACTTCGACAATGATAATACCATCCTAGACCGTTACTCTGAAAAACCCACCAGCGCCGACACCATTGTCTACCCATCGACCACCTCGCAATGTGGTAATTACAGTGGTGAAGGGGATTGTTATAATCGCGAGCATTCCTTTCCAAAATCTTGGTTTGGCGGCAAAGTTGAACCGATGAACTCAGATATTCACCATATTTTTGCCACCGATGGCTACGTTAATGCTCAGCGCAGTAACTTCCCATTTGGCGAAGTGGGCAGTGCCAGCTATGTTTCTTCGAATGGCAGCCAAGTTGGCAGTGCCACTGGGATTGGCTATAGCGGGACGGTTTTCGAGCCCATTGATGCCTTTAAGGGGGATTTTGCTCGGGCGTATTTTTATATGGCAACCCGCTATCAAGATGTTATTGCCAACTGGCAAAACAACACCAGCTACAGCGACGCGGTACTCAATGGCAGTCAAGATCAAGTCTTCGAAAGTTGGGTTATAGCCATGTTAAAGCGTTGGCATAACGAAGATCCCGTTGATGCCATAGAAAAAGCACGCAATGATGCCGCGTTCAACTTCCAAGGTAACCGCAACCCGTTTATCGATCATCCTGAGTTTGTCGAAGCCATTTGGTAA
- a CDS encoding transporter substrate-binding domain-containing protein: protein MLYRVLICSMVLLGYHCFALADTREPPQQQVNFAVQYYPPFTLENDANKGMLIELLEHFASRSPYQVNYHGSAERHSTAEIENGTADIRMESKKWYRGNKEMCWSSPLYHIKDVYVSHHSVTEIERDKLNQQVFLARFGYTYPDLEPQLLSGSLERKNYYSELDILSVLSHGRSAAAMFSVIGLPTLTWYQSQHPKLKESIKVHTVSDTAPLQLQFGHSSIAKQVCRDFNAFFAEFKKTAQFQQILLKYGLSIKGVGQ, encoded by the coding sequence ATGCTTTATCGTGTATTGATTTGCAGTATGGTTCTCCTTGGTTACCATTGTTTCGCTCTAGCTGATACCCGCGAGCCACCTCAGCAGCAAGTCAATTTCGCAGTACAATACTATCCGCCATTTACCCTTGAAAATGACGCTAACAAAGGCATGCTCATAGAGCTGTTAGAGCACTTCGCTTCGCGCTCACCCTACCAAGTGAATTACCATGGCTCTGCAGAGCGACACTCTACTGCCGAGATAGAAAATGGCACTGCCGATATTCGCATGGAATCAAAAAAGTGGTATCGGGGTAATAAGGAAATGTGTTGGAGTTCACCGCTTTATCACATCAAAGATGTGTATGTTTCTCACCACAGTGTCACCGAGATAGAACGGGATAAACTTAATCAGCAGGTGTTTCTGGCTCGTTTTGGCTACACCTACCCAGATCTTGAGCCGCAATTATTAAGCGGTTCGCTGGAACGCAAAAACTACTACTCGGAACTCGATATTTTATCGGTGTTAAGTCATGGTCGCAGCGCTGCGGCGATGTTTTCAGTGATTGGTTTGCCAACTTTAACTTGGTATCAAAGCCAACACCCTAAACTCAAAGAAAGCATCAAGGTACATACTGTCTCAGACACTGCACCGTTGCAGCTGCAGTTTGGCCATAGCAGCATTGCTAAGCAAGTATGTCGTGACTTTAACGCGTTTTTTGCCGAGTTTAAAAAGACTGCGCAATTTCAGCAAATATTGCTAAAGTATGGCCTTAGCATTAAAGGAGTAGGCCAATGA
- a CDS encoding phosphoadenylyl-sulfate reductase, whose protein sequence is MSDFKQILSQDSATQQRLLAEVNAMLSEQSAEQRVAWALEHLPENHFLSSSFGIQAAVMLHMMTQQRADIPVVLTDTGYLFPETYQFIEQLTERLSLNLKVYRAEQSPAWQEALYGKLWEQGEAGIKQYNTLNKVEPMNRALQELDAGTWFSGLRRQQSSTRADKPIVELSRGTVKVYPIIDWHNRDVYQYLSKFDLPYHPLWEQGYVSMGDVHTTRKLEPGMTEEETRFFGLNRECGLHIDGDGI, encoded by the coding sequence ATGAGTGATTTTAAGCAAATATTATCTCAAGACAGTGCCACACAACAGCGATTACTGGCAGAGGTGAACGCCATGCTCAGTGAGCAAAGCGCTGAACAACGAGTGGCATGGGCATTAGAACACTTGCCAGAAAACCACTTTCTGTCATCGAGTTTTGGTATTCAGGCGGCGGTGATGTTGCACATGATGACGCAGCAGCGTGCGGATATTCCGGTAGTACTAACCGACACTGGTTACTTGTTTCCTGAGACTTATCAGTTTATTGAACAGCTCACTGAGCGATTATCACTTAACCTCAAGGTGTACCGTGCAGAGCAAAGCCCAGCGTGGCAAGAAGCGCTGTACGGTAAACTGTGGGAGCAAGGTGAAGCGGGTATTAAGCAATACAATACCTTAAACAAAGTCGAGCCAATGAACCGGGCATTGCAAGAGCTTGATGCGGGGACTTGGTTTAGTGGCTTGCGCCGCCAGCAGTCATCCACTCGTGCCGACAAACCGATTGTCGAGCTGAGCCGTGGGACGGTTAAAGTGTATCCGATCATTGATTGGCACAATCGTGATGTTTACCAATATTTAAGCAAGTTTGATTTGCCTTACCACCCACTGTGGGAGCAAGGTTATGTGTCGATGGGCGATGTTCACACTACGCGCAAACTCGAGCCTGGGATGACGGAAGAAGAAACCCGTTTCTTTGGTCTCAATCGAGAGTGTGGATTACATATCGATGGCGATGGCATCTAG
- a CDS encoding NAD(P)/FAD-dependent oxidoreductase, whose product MDKVDTIIIGGGVVGLAIAAKLSAQQQVIVIDKEARFGEHSSSRNSEVIHAGIYYPTASLKHQLCIRGKALLYEHCRRHHIAAQPIGKYIIASSPAEAEQLANVYRQAQQNGVTDVRYLSPTEQQQLDYLNMTAGLYSPSTGILDSHQFMLSLLSQIEGNGGVFASHTELVATTRQAAEHSLQLRCHDEDYHIRCDTLINAAGLEAPNVLKRIAGGSGCSSNAKAFYCRGRYYRYQGKHPFTSLVYPLPNEHGLGVHATLDLAGQLKFGPDTQYIDGIDYHFDDSNKAQFAAAIQGYWPELDSSRLVPDYTGIRPKLSAQQSSDFVIEFTAQHGIAGLVNLMAIESPGLTASLAIAEYIDARL is encoded by the coding sequence GTGGACAAAGTAGATACCATTATCATCGGTGGTGGCGTGGTTGGGCTTGCTATTGCAGCTAAACTCAGCGCTCAGCAACAGGTCATCGTCATCGACAAAGAAGCACGTTTTGGCGAGCACAGTAGCAGCCGCAACAGTGAAGTGATCCATGCCGGCATCTATTACCCTACCGCAAGCCTTAAACATCAGCTATGCATACGCGGCAAAGCACTGTTATACGAGCATTGTCGGCGCCACCACATTGCAGCGCAACCCATAGGCAAATACATTATCGCTAGCAGTCCAGCGGAGGCCGAGCAACTGGCCAATGTTTATCGCCAAGCACAACAAAATGGCGTAACGGATGTCCGCTACCTAAGCCCAACAGAGCAGCAACAGCTGGACTATTTAAACATGACCGCAGGGCTTTACTCGCCATCCACCGGGATCCTTGATAGCCACCAATTTATGCTGTCATTGTTATCACAAATAGAAGGAAATGGCGGCGTGTTTGCAAGCCACACCGAGTTGGTTGCAACCACCCGTCAAGCCGCTGAGCACAGCTTGCAGCTGCGCTGTCATGATGAAGACTACCACATCCGCTGTGACACCCTGATTAATGCCGCTGGGCTGGAAGCGCCCAATGTGCTTAAGCGAATTGCGGGCGGCAGCGGCTGCTCCAGCAATGCCAAAGCATTTTATTGTCGCGGCCGCTACTATCGCTACCAAGGTAAACACCCATTTACCAGCTTGGTATATCCGCTGCCTAACGAGCATGGCTTAGGCGTACATGCAACCTTAGACCTAGCTGGACAACTCAAATTTGGCCCAGACACCCAGTATATTGATGGCATCGACTATCATTTTGACGACAGCAATAAAGCGCAATTTGCCGCGGCTATCCAAGGTTATTGGCCAGAGCTAGACTCCAGCCGTTTAGTACCAGACTACACTGGCATTAGACCCAAGCTCAGCGCTCAACAAAGCAGTGATTTTGTTATCGAATTTACTGCGCAGCATGGCATAGCGGGGCTGGTGAACCTGATGGCCATTGAGTCACCGGGTCTTACGGCGAGCCTGGCTATTGCAGAGTACATTGACGCTCGCCTGTAA